The following coding sequences lie in one Silene latifolia isolate original U9 population chromosome 5, ASM4854445v1, whole genome shotgun sequence genomic window:
- the LOC141657595 gene encoding alternative NAD(P)H-ubiquinone oxidoreductase C1, chloroplastic/mitochondrial translates to MSQIALSATSALPFFTRSTGRLSKIIPVITKSYNVNSSLCSNTLRKGFSITAPAAAAMNGGAAELSENEQDLKHYMWPDKKKPRVCILGGGFGGLYTALRLESLVWPDDKRPQVLLIDQSERFVFKPMLYELLSGEVDEWEVAPRFTDLLANTGIQFIQDRVKHLNPFVGNSSQSYSCAGTVQLESELLIEYDWLVLALGAEPKLDIVPGAIEYALPFSTFEDACKVNDKLKAVERKNFGKGSPVRVVIVGCGYSGVELAATVSERLQANGIVQAINAETTICPTAPPGNREAALKVLSERNVQLFLGYLVNSVQRAADVKVLDQSVEQDPEKFVVEIQPTVRGLDGQILEADLVLWTVGNKPRLPELEPSGKSYFLPLNGRGQAETDETLRVKGHPRIFALGDSSALRDSSGKLLPSTAQVAFQEADFAGWNIWAAINDRPLLPFRFQNLGEMMTLGRNDAAVTPSFIDGLTLEGPVGHAARKLAYLIRLPTDEHRVKVGISWFAKTAIDSVASLQTSLAKVLSGS, encoded by the exons ATGTCGCAGATAGCCTTGTCTGCTACGTCTGCGCTTCCATTTTTCACCC GATCTACGGGGAGATTGAGCAAAATTATTCCTGTAATCACGAAAAGCTATAATGTCAACTCTTCACTATGTTCAAACACACTAAGGAAAGGATTCTCTATCACGGCTCCAGCTGCTGCCGCAATGAATGGTGGTGCTGCTGAATTATCTGAAAATGAGCAAGACTTGAAGCATTATATGTGGCCAGACAAAAAG AAGCCAAGAGTATGCATTTTGGGTGGTGGATTTGGAGGATTGTATACAGCTTTAAGACTAGAATCGCTTGTCTGGCCTGATGACAAGAGACCTCAA GTACTTCTGATTGATCAGTCTGAGCGTTTTGTTTTCAAGCCAATGCTTTATGAGCTTCTATCGGGAG AAGTGGATGAATGGGAAGTAGCTCCACGATTTACAGATTTACTGGCGAATACCGGGATTCAATTTATCCAAGACAGAGTGAAACATCTTAACCCCTTTGTTGGGAATAGCTCGCAGAGTTACTCATGTGCTGGCACTGTGCAACTTGAAAGCGAGCTTCTCATAGAATATGACTG GTTGGTTCTTGCATTGGGTGCTGAACCAAAGCTTGATATTGTTCCCGGCGCTATAGAATATGCACTTCCGTTTTCCACTTTTGAGGACGCTTGT AAGGTCAATGACAAGTTGAAAGCAGTGGAGAGGAAGAATTTCGGCAAGGGATCACCAGTCCGGGTGGTAATTGTTGGTTGTGGTTACTCCGGAGTTGAATTAGCTGCAACAGTATCTGAGAGACTGCAGGCTAATGGCATTGTGCAAGCAATTAATGCAGAAACCACAATTTGCCCTACTGCCCCGCCTGGTAACCGAGAAGCTGCATTAAAA GTGCTTTCGGAAAGAAATGTTCAGCTCTTTCTGGGATATCTAGTCAACTCTGTTCAGAGAGCAGCTGATGTCAAAGTATTGGACCAATCTGTAGAGCAAGATCCTGAAAAATTTGTTGTGGAAATTCAACCTACTGTAAGGGGTTTGGATGGTCAAATTCTGGAAGCAGATTTAGTTTTATGGACTGTTGGaaataaacctcgacttcctgaATTGGAGCCTAGTGGTAAGTCCTATTTTCTTCCACTTAATGGCAGAGGACAAGCAGAAACTGATGAAACACTTCGTGTAAAGGGTCACCCACGAATATTTGCTTTGGGTGACTCATCTGCTTTACGAGACTCAAGTGGGAAGCTTCTTCCTTCCACGGCACAG GTTGCTTTTCAGGAAGCTGATTTTGCCGGCTGGAACATTTGGGCTGCTATCAATGATCGGCCACTTCTTCCATTCAG GTTCCAGAATTTAGGAGAGATGATGACATTGGGGAGGAATGATGCTGCAGTTACACCAAGTTTCATTGACGGTTTGACATTGGAAGGTCCTGTTGGCCATGCTG CAAGAAAACTAGCATACCTCATTAGGCTGCCAACAGATGAGCACCGTGTTAAAGTCGGTATAAGCTGGTTTGCGAAGACAGCCATTGATTCAGTTGCATCCCtgcaaacttccttggccaaagTACTTTCGGGCTCTtga